From the genome of Anopheles moucheti chromosome 3, idAnoMoucSN_F20_07, whole genome shotgun sequence, one region includes:
- the LOC128300165 gene encoding BUB3-interacting and GLEBS motif-containing protein ZNF207 isoform X1: MGRKKKKASKPWCWYCNREFDDEKILVQHQKAKHFKCHICHKKLYTGPGLSIHCMQVHKESIDKVPNSLPNRSNIVIEIYGMEGIPPEDIRDHEKQKNGNRSESEEEEPAHKKMKQPEASVPQGMMQIQNMMPPHLQAAYGINPMMSAMGGMNPYMVPPGMQMMPTMMATAPRPLFPAAAAASAATVSTTSKPTFPAYSSATISAPPTTNSAISAAAANNNSNNGLGGGDATKAASSTVIPNSGTATSKIVHPPEDLSLEELRARKPQYQKQIQQATQQMLQQKQQEKQQAQVAAAVAAAQQQLQAQAQAQAQLKQHQQHQQQQQQQQQQQQQHQQQQAQLQQLSPFSSAAGTASIVSNTQTTAVMKDNRMMSPHEQAAVIAHAHAAAANHHKQIEELNRAAMIQRFQAANAAAANAAAAAASRPGMQLGMVPVSLGGPVPLMPPMMRQGLALGPPGGGNLALLGGNMLRPGPPQMGLGPGGLITQIPTVPGMGVVFPGAPMLPMMPPRYR, encoded by the exons ATGGGtcgcaagaagaagaaggcatCAAAGCCCTGGTGTTG GTACTGCAACAGAGAGTTCGACGATGAAAAGATTCTAGTGCAGCATCaaaaagcaaagcattttaaatgcCACATTTGCCACAAAAAGCTTTACACTGGTCCGGGACTTTCGATCCACTGCATGCAGGTGCATAAAGAATCAATTGATAAGGTCCCAAATTCACTTCCCAATCGGTCGAACATAGTTATCGAAATTTATGGCATGGAAGGAATACCTCCGGAAGATATCCGTGACCATGAAAAGCAGAAGAACGGGAATCGGTCAGAGTCGGAAGAAGAGGAACCAGCGcacaagaaaatgaaacaaccCGAAG CGTCTGTGCCACAGGGAATGATGCAGATCCAGAATATGATGCCACCGCATTTGCAGGCAGCTTACGGAATTAATCCAATGATGAGTGCGATGGGAGGCATGAATCCGTACATGGTACCACCTGGAATGCAAATGATGCCCACTATGATGGCCACTGCTCCACGGCCTCTGTTtccagcagctgcagcagctaGTGCCGCTACCGTGTCGACTACATCAAAGCCAACATTTCCAGCTTACAGTTCCGCCACGATAAGTGCCCCGCCAACTACCAATAGTGCGATTTCCGCGGCAGCCGCAAACAATAACAGCAATAATGGGttgggtggtggtgatgcAACAAAGGCCGCATCTTCAACAGTGATACCAAACTCGGGCACCGCAACGTCGAAGATTGTACATCCTCCGGAGGATCTTAGCTTGGAAGAGTTACGAGCCCGGAAACCTCAGTATCAGAAGCAAATCCAGCAAGCTACTCAGCAAATGCTGCAGCAAAAGcagcaagaaaagcaacaggCACAGGTGGCGGCTGCCGTTGCAGCGGCTCAACAACAGCTACAGGCACAGGCTCAGGCCCAAGCGCAACTgaagcagcaccagcaacaccagcagcagcagcagcagcaacaacagcagcaacaacagcatcagcaacaacaagcACAGCTTCAGCAACTGTCGCCATTTTCATCTGCAGCTGGCACCGCATCGATTGTTTCCAACACACAAACGACTGCTGTGATGAAAGACAATCGGATGATGTCGCCGCATGAA CAAGCCGCAGTGATAGCGCATGCTCATGCCGCTGCGGCCAATCATCACAAACAGATCGAGGAATTGAATCGTGCAGCTATGATTCAACGATTTCAGGCAGCAAACGCAGCTGCGGCGAATGCTGCAGCAGCCGCCGCCAGCAGACCAGGAATGCAACTAGGAATG GTTCCAGTATCCCTTGGAGGTCCCGTCCCGCTAATGCCTCCAATGATGCGTCAAGGATTGGCGCTCGGCCCACCGGGAGGTGGCAATTTGGCGTTATTAGGGGGAAATATGCTTCGCCCTGGTCCCCCTCAAATGGGTCTTGGTCCAG GTGGATTAATAACGCAAATTCCAACCGTACCCGGCATGGGTGTAGTTTTTCCCGGCGCACCGATGCTACCGATGATGCCACCACGATACCGGTGA
- the LOC128300165 gene encoding BUB3-interacting and GLEBS motif-containing protein ZNF207 isoform X3 encodes MGRKKKKASKPWCWYCNREFDDEKILVQHQKAKHFKCHICHKKLYTGPGLSIHCMQVHKESIDKVPNSLPNRSNIVIEIYGMEGIPPEDIRDHEKQKNGNRSESEEEEPAHKKMKQPEASVPQGMMQIQNMMPPHLQAAYGINPMMSAMGGMNPYMVPPGMQMMPTMMATAPRPLFPAAAAASAATVSTTSKPTFPAYSSATISAPPTTNSAISAAAANNNSNNGLGGGDATKAASSTVIPNSGTATSKIVHPPEDLSLEELRARKPQYQKQIQQATQQMLQQKQQEKQQAQVAAAVAAAQQQLQAQAQAQAQLKQHQQHQQQQQQQQQQQQQHQQQQAQLQQLSPFSSAAGTASIVSNTQTTAVMKDNRMMSPHEVPVSLGGPVPLMPPMMRQGLALGPPGGGNLALLGGNMLRPGPPQMGLGPGGLITQIPTVPGMGVVFPGAPMLPMMPPRYR; translated from the exons ATGGGtcgcaagaagaagaaggcatCAAAGCCCTGGTGTTG GTACTGCAACAGAGAGTTCGACGATGAAAAGATTCTAGTGCAGCATCaaaaagcaaagcattttaaatgcCACATTTGCCACAAAAAGCTTTACACTGGTCCGGGACTTTCGATCCACTGCATGCAGGTGCATAAAGAATCAATTGATAAGGTCCCAAATTCACTTCCCAATCGGTCGAACATAGTTATCGAAATTTATGGCATGGAAGGAATACCTCCGGAAGATATCCGTGACCATGAAAAGCAGAAGAACGGGAATCGGTCAGAGTCGGAAGAAGAGGAACCAGCGcacaagaaaatgaaacaaccCGAAG CGTCTGTGCCACAGGGAATGATGCAGATCCAGAATATGATGCCACCGCATTTGCAGGCAGCTTACGGAATTAATCCAATGATGAGTGCGATGGGAGGCATGAATCCGTACATGGTACCACCTGGAATGCAAATGATGCCCACTATGATGGCCACTGCTCCACGGCCTCTGTTtccagcagctgcagcagctaGTGCCGCTACCGTGTCGACTACATCAAAGCCAACATTTCCAGCTTACAGTTCCGCCACGATAAGTGCCCCGCCAACTACCAATAGTGCGATTTCCGCGGCAGCCGCAAACAATAACAGCAATAATGGGttgggtggtggtgatgcAACAAAGGCCGCATCTTCAACAGTGATACCAAACTCGGGCACCGCAACGTCGAAGATTGTACATCCTCCGGAGGATCTTAGCTTGGAAGAGTTACGAGCCCGGAAACCTCAGTATCAGAAGCAAATCCAGCAAGCTACTCAGCAAATGCTGCAGCAAAAGcagcaagaaaagcaacaggCACAGGTGGCGGCTGCCGTTGCAGCGGCTCAACAACAGCTACAGGCACAGGCTCAGGCCCAAGCGCAACTgaagcagcaccagcaacaccagcagcagcagcagcagcaacaacagcagcaacaacagcatcagcaacaacaagcACAGCTTCAGCAACTGTCGCCATTTTCATCTGCAGCTGGCACCGCATCGATTGTTTCCAACACACAAACGACTGCTGTGATGAAAGACAATCGGATGATGTCGCCGCATGAA GTTCCAGTATCCCTTGGAGGTCCCGTCCCGCTAATGCCTCCAATGATGCGTCAAGGATTGGCGCTCGGCCCACCGGGAGGTGGCAATTTGGCGTTATTAGGGGGAAATATGCTTCGCCCTGGTCCCCCTCAAATGGGTCTTGGTCCAG GTGGATTAATAACGCAAATTCCAACCGTACCCGGCATGGGTGTAGTTTTTCCCGGCGCACCGATGCTACCGATGATGCCACCACGATACCGGTGA
- the LOC128300165 gene encoding BUB3-interacting and GLEBS motif-containing protein ZNF207 isoform X2, whose amino-acid sequence MGRKKKKASKPWCWYCNREFDDEKILVQHQKAKHFKCHICHKKLYTGPGLSIHCMQVHKESIDKVPNSLPNRSNIVIEIYGMEGIPPEDIRDHEKQKNGNRSESEEEEPAHKKMKQPEASVPQGMMQIQNMMPPHLQAAYGINPMMSAMGGMNPYMVPPGMQMMPTMMATAPRPLFPAAAAASAATVSTTSKPTFPAYSSATISAPPTTNSAISAAAANNNSNNGLGGGDATKAASSTVIPNSGTATSKIVHPPEDLSLEELRARKPQYQKQIQQATQQMLQQKQQEKQQAQVAAAVAAAQQQLQAQAQAQAQLKQHQQHQQQQQQQQQQQQQHQQQQAQLQQLSPFSSAAGTASIVSNTQTTAVMKDNRMMSPHEQAAVIAHAHAAAANHHKQIEELNRAAMIQRFQAANAAAANAAAAAASRPGMQLGMVPVSLGGPVPLMPPMMRQGLALGPPGGGNLALLGGNMLRPGPPQMGLGPDLLASDCSVQI is encoded by the exons ATGGGtcgcaagaagaagaaggcatCAAAGCCCTGGTGTTG GTACTGCAACAGAGAGTTCGACGATGAAAAGATTCTAGTGCAGCATCaaaaagcaaagcattttaaatgcCACATTTGCCACAAAAAGCTTTACACTGGTCCGGGACTTTCGATCCACTGCATGCAGGTGCATAAAGAATCAATTGATAAGGTCCCAAATTCACTTCCCAATCGGTCGAACATAGTTATCGAAATTTATGGCATGGAAGGAATACCTCCGGAAGATATCCGTGACCATGAAAAGCAGAAGAACGGGAATCGGTCAGAGTCGGAAGAAGAGGAACCAGCGcacaagaaaatgaaacaaccCGAAG CGTCTGTGCCACAGGGAATGATGCAGATCCAGAATATGATGCCACCGCATTTGCAGGCAGCTTACGGAATTAATCCAATGATGAGTGCGATGGGAGGCATGAATCCGTACATGGTACCACCTGGAATGCAAATGATGCCCACTATGATGGCCACTGCTCCACGGCCTCTGTTtccagcagctgcagcagctaGTGCCGCTACCGTGTCGACTACATCAAAGCCAACATTTCCAGCTTACAGTTCCGCCACGATAAGTGCCCCGCCAACTACCAATAGTGCGATTTCCGCGGCAGCCGCAAACAATAACAGCAATAATGGGttgggtggtggtgatgcAACAAAGGCCGCATCTTCAACAGTGATACCAAACTCGGGCACCGCAACGTCGAAGATTGTACATCCTCCGGAGGATCTTAGCTTGGAAGAGTTACGAGCCCGGAAACCTCAGTATCAGAAGCAAATCCAGCAAGCTACTCAGCAAATGCTGCAGCAAAAGcagcaagaaaagcaacaggCACAGGTGGCGGCTGCCGTTGCAGCGGCTCAACAACAGCTACAGGCACAGGCTCAGGCCCAAGCGCAACTgaagcagcaccagcaacaccagcagcagcagcagcagcaacaacagcagcaacaacagcatcagcaacaacaagcACAGCTTCAGCAACTGTCGCCATTTTCATCTGCAGCTGGCACCGCATCGATTGTTTCCAACACACAAACGACTGCTGTGATGAAAGACAATCGGATGATGTCGCCGCATGAA CAAGCCGCAGTGATAGCGCATGCTCATGCCGCTGCGGCCAATCATCACAAACAGATCGAGGAATTGAATCGTGCAGCTATGATTCAACGATTTCAGGCAGCAAACGCAGCTGCGGCGAATGCTGCAGCAGCCGCCGCCAGCAGACCAGGAATGCAACTAGGAATG GTTCCAGTATCCCTTGGAGGTCCCGTCCCGCTAATGCCTCCAATGATGCGTCAAGGATTGGCGCTCGGCCCACCGGGAGGTGGCAATTTGGCGTTATTAGGGGGAAATATGCTTCGCCCTGGTCCCCCTCAAATGGGTCTTGGTCCAG ATTTACTGGCTTCAGATTGTTCTGTTCAGATTTGA